One Cucurbita pepo subsp. pepo cultivar mu-cu-16 chromosome LG09, ASM280686v2, whole genome shotgun sequence DNA window includes the following coding sequences:
- the LOC111801786 gene encoding sucrose-phosphatase 1-like: protein MDRLDVSAKLMIVSDLDLTMVDHDDDENTSLLKFNALWEAYYRRNSLLVFSTGRSPTSYRKLRRERPLLTPDLTIMSVGTEIAYGDLMVSDEEWEGFLNWKWNRDVVVEETLRFPELKPQSETEQRPFKVSFFIEKDKGPQVADALSDCLEKRGLDVKVIYSSGIALDILPKRAGKGEALAYLLKKFKADGKVPANVLVCGDSGNDTELFSVPNVYGVMVSNAQEELLQWYAENAKDNPKITHAAERCAGGIIEAIGRFQLGPKMSPRDIVDFKGCCCKVETTDPYFEGVKFYVLYERWRRGEVEKSEVYLEHLKSIFHAEGVVVDTSGNEQSREELVDGMRGLYGDMKGTRFRCWVDGLSSSEIGSDSWLLRFNKWESFSSSSSSSVNQFMGSSTTILMNLQRKGSEDGLIWMHVHHTCLDGSHSHPESQHQSSCFS, encoded by the exons ATGGATCGACTGGATGTTTCAGCGAAGCTCATGATAGTTTCCGATCTTGATTTAACAATG GTCGATCATGACGATGATGAGAACACATCGCTTCTCAAGTTTAATGCTCTATGGGAAGCTTACTACCGTCGGAATTCTCTTCTTGTGTTCTCAACTGGAAGATCGCCGACGAGTTACCGAAAGTTGAGAAGGGAAAGGCCTCTGTTGACTCCAGATTTGACGATAATGTCGGTTGGAACCGAGATTGCTTATGGCGATTTGATGGTTTCAGATGAGGAATGGGAAGGATTTCTGAATTGGAAGTGGAATCGAGATGTAGTTGTGGAGGAAACCCTAAGATTTCCGGAACTCAAGCCGCAG TCAGAAACGGAGCAACGGCCTTTCAAGGTTAGCTTCTTCATAGAGAAGGATAAAGGTCCCCAAGTGGCGGATGCTCTGTCTGATTGCTTGGAGAAACGAGGG TTGGATGTAAAAGTAATCTACAGCAGTGGAATTGCTTTAGATATATTGCCAAAACGAGCTGGAAAAGGAGAGGCACTTGCATATCTTCTCAAGAAGTTCAAAGCTGATGGGAAAGTTCCAGCCAATGTTCTTGTTTGCGGCGACTCTGGAAACGACACCGAGCTTTTTAGCGTCCCCAATGTCTATGGTGTAATG GTAAGCAATGCACAGGAGGAGCTACTGCAATGGTACGCCGAGAATGCGAAGGACAACCCGAAAATAACTCATGCAGCTGAGAGATGTGCAGGAGGGATCATAGAGGCTATAGGCCGCTTCCAACTTGGTCCAAAGATGTCCCCTAGAGACATTGTAGATTTCAAAGGCTGCTGCTGCAAAGTGGAGACGACTGATCCTTATTTTGAAGGCGTGAAATTTTACGTGCTTTACGAAAGATGGAGGCGTGGTGAAGTCGAGAAGTCGGAGGTGTATCTTGAACATCTGAAGTCCATCTTTCATGCAGAAGGGGTAGTTGTGGATACGAGCGGGAACGAGCAAAGTAGAGAGGAATTGGTAGATGGAATGAGAGGGTTATATGGTGACATGAAGGGCACCCGATTTCGATGCTGGGTCGATGGACTCTCCTCCTCGGAGATCGGATCGGATTCTTGGCTTCTCAGGTTCAATAAGTGGgaatcattttcttcctcatcATCGTCGTCAG TGAATCAGTTCATGGGGAGCTCAACTACAATTCTAATGAACTTACAA AGAAAAGGATCAGAGGATGGTTTGATATGGATGCACGTGCATCACACGTGCTTGGATGGTTCACATTCACATCCAGAATCACAACACCAGTCTTCCTGCTTCTCCTAA
- the LOC111801787 gene encoding plastidial lipoyltransferase 2-like — protein sequence MEMILSTPSASFLPSCRRTHRRPESPRSHPRKVIAKFDRVLHPKASKSRLTPNAQQRTCECFDLHRDLIPYHDAWSWQKNIVKEKIALIDANEDCPDSLIVLQHPPVYTLGTNSTEEFLNFDPKDSPFSIYRTERGGEVTYHGPGQIVMYPIINLRNHKMDLHWYLRALEEVIIRVLSSTFSMNANRVDGLTGVWAGNQKLAAIGIRVSKWITFHGLALNVTTDLSPFNLIVPCGIRNRQVGNIKELLLLLREAKNSIHFDKDSQLIDITFEALIHQFAQVFQVDIHQKTTPPPFLESLKQAPPSSPG from the exons ATGGAAATGATTCTGTCTACGCCCTCTGCCAGCTTTCTTCCAAGCTGCCGACGCACCCACCGTCGGCCGGAATCACCACGGTCTCATCCTCGAAAGGTAATCGCTAAATTCGATCGAGTTCTTCATCCAAAAGCTTCAAAATCACGCTTAACGCCGAATGCGCAGCAAAGAAC GTGCGAATGTTTCGATTTGCACAGAGATCTAATTCCATATCACGATGCATGGTCTTGGCAAAAGAACAtcgtgaaagaaaaaatagcatTGATCGATGCGAACGAGGATTGCCCAGATTCGCTAATTGTCTTGCAGCATCCTCCTGTGTACACATTGGGCACTAACAGTACTGAAgagtttcttaattttgatcCCAAGGATTCTCCCTTTTCCATTTACCGCACCGAGCGTGGAGGGGAAGTTACATATCATGGCCCTGGCCAG ATAGTTATGTACCCTATTATCAATCTACGAAATCACAAGATGGATCTTCATTGGTACCTCAGGGCACTTGAGGAGGTCATTATACGTGTTCTTTCCTCGACGTTCTCGATGAATGCTAATCGGGTCGATGGTTTAACGGGCGTCTGGGCAG GAAACCAGAAACTGGCAGCAATTGGAATTAGGGTATCTAAATGGATAACATTTCATGGATTAGCACTGAACGTCACCACTGATCTAagtccatttaatttgatagtTCCATGTGGAATAAGAAACCGGCAGGTCGGAAACATCAAggagctgctgctgctgctgagagaAGCCAAGAACAGCATACATTTTGACAAGGATTCCCAATTGATTGATATCACTTTTGAAGCTCTAATACACCAATTCGCTCAAGTCTTCCAAGTTGACATCCATCAGAAAACCACCCCGCCCCCATTTTTGGAGTCCCTAAAACAAGCTCCGCCAAGCTCCCCTGGTTAG
- the LOC111802180 gene encoding 3-oxo-5-alpha-steroid 4-dehydrogenase 1-like: MDALSEFVFAPPPSLFLNVVTVVIPVVVAMLGLSEARGRHLQYSKFWNANSAPKSLEQFKLPSWLGMLLAYTPALLAGVVSLWFFPNEDRRTLLLKSALTLHFLKRDLEVLFVHKYSSKMVFDTAITISSSYFSSTALMIYTQHLSKALPEPSIDLKNIGIALFLIGIIGNFYHHFLLSKTRKQGETGYKIPQGGLFNTVICPHYLFEIIEYFGFALISQTFFSLSFAFGTAFYLAGRSSATKRWYASKFEDFPNHIKALLPFVF; encoded by the exons ATGGATGCATTATCGGAGTTTGTTTTCGCGCCGCCGCCTTCACTGTTCTTGAACGTGGTGACGGTGGTGATTCCGGTGGTGGTGGCGATGTTAGGACTTTCCGAAGCGAGGGGAAGGCATTTGCAGTATTCGAAGTTCTGGAATGCGAATAGTGCTCCGAAATCGTTGGAGCAGTTCAAGCTTCCGTCCTGGTTAGGGATGCTATTGGCTTATACTCCGGCGTTATTGGCCGGCGTTGTGTCGTTGTGGTTCTTTCCGAATGAGGATCGGAGGACGCTTCTGCTGAAGTCCGCTCTCACCTTGCATTTCTTGAAGAGAGACCTTGAG GTACTGTTTGTTCACAAATACAGCAGCAAAATGGTATTTGACACAGCAATTACAATCTCCTCCAGCTACTTCTCCTCTACAGCACTCATGATCTACACTCAACACCTATCAAAAGCGCTTCCTGAGCCATCCATTGATCTGAAAAACATTGGAATTGCTTTGTTTCTGATAGGCATCATTGGGAACTTCTACCATCACTTCCTCTTGTCCAAAACCAGAAAACAAGGAGAAACTGGCTACAAAATTCCCCAAGGAGGTCTCTTCAACACTGTGATCTGCCCTCACTATCTGTTTGAAATCATCGAGTACTTCGGATTTGCTCTCATCTCTCAGACATTCTTCTCGCTCAGCTTTGCCTTTGGTACTGCTTTCTATTTGGCTGGGAGGAGCTCTGCCACTAAGAGATGGTATGCCTCCAAATTTGAGGACTTCCCCAACCATATCAAAGCCCTTCTCCCCTTCGTCTTTTAG
- the LOC111801767 gene encoding calcium-dependent protein kinase 10-like gives MFKMIDTDNSGQITFEELKAGLKKFGANLKESEIYDLMQAADIDNNGTIDYGEFVAATLHLNKIEKEDHLLAAFSYFDKDGSGFITHDELQQACKEFGIEDLQMEEMMREVDQNNDGSIDYNEFVAMMQKGNVVNTGKKGLQSSFSIGFREALKL, from the exons ATGTTCAAGATGATAGATACTGACAACAGCGGCCAAATCACATTTGAAGAACTCAAAGCTGGATTGAAAAAGTTTGGAGCTAATCTTAAGGAGTCCGAAATTTACGACCTAATGCAAGCA GCGGATATAGACAACAACGGAACCATCGACTACGGGGAGTTCGTAGCTGCCACATTGCATCTAAACAAAATCGAGAAGGAAGATCATCTTCTAGCAGCGTTTTCATATTTCGACAAAGATGGAAGCGGGTTCATTACCCACGACGAGCTTCAACAAGCATGTAAAGAGTTCGGGATAGAGGATcttcaaatggaagaaatgatGCGCGAGGTCGATCAAAACAAT GACGGAAGCATCGACTATAACGAGTTCGTGGCGATGATGCAAAAAGGAAATGTAGTGAATACTGGCAAGAAAGGGCTACAAAGTAGCTTCAGCATTGGCTTTAGGGAGGCTCTAAAACTCTAG